Proteins encoded within one genomic window of Neodiprion fabricii isolate iyNeoFabr1 chromosome 6, iyNeoFabr1.1, whole genome shotgun sequence:
- the LOC124184836 gene encoding uncharacterized protein LOC124184836, with amino-acid sequence MAQRSPIKNPPSTKALQFHQVEKQDSQHSESPSPNQRVLILSTPVKLKDGTVNMKQRTIPLRVDNSQLMIKAGENKSRVVSLKRNHEAVPLALPINQLNQKTPTFVKNEVGQVMGKLIPLGKFSNISPNTLSPANPTPASASTSPIVSDIGVKNLRNEMSKQNTKSKGYKLVKLDEKVIGANAAAAEKFEEILKSKQKTNTSSTCQVATKHTATASPTVVTRVKNAEDQLITITDDKPKKQVHLVLKRYENIASIGQTGTNIKLIPLEQWGMDTKLNFLKTQSRSSFISQPKIVDVRSCAIDEIDGLGDSHFDDSKLNHHYDKGDFDSDDVLEKDPLDIEGLSKETSSFHYLLDKNAEEDDNDSPNALETKKLNTIDVIDFECNTSAMGGLSDVQIATLVKNKNTSSFKLDNQLNPESNYCPKKSSDLLEDSTNCSASSKIAVKGTKEHNPVIDGLTEKSSKDDIRFQQKYADYENLCKQFRINQHNVTSRETEMLSYIHNLKKKLFRFQKNRYQTLAAIEQREYLGISNLSTIQKRFIETQLRNSNKTSKKPRFTKTDIVMARDILKATGPRGYNNLRKLFSLPGISIIVKGISKT; translated from the coding sequence ATGGCTCAAAGATCACCAATTAAGAATCCGCCGAGTACTAAGGCACTGCAATTTCATCAAGTAGAAAAACAGGACAGCCAGCACTCTGAATCACCGTCACCCAATCAAAGGGTACTCATTTTGTCAACCCCTGTCAAGCTGAAAGATGGTACTGTGAATATGAAGCAACGAACGATACCGCTTAGAGTTGATAACAGTCAGCTTATGATAAAGGCTGGAGAAAACAAAAGCAGAGTTGTTTCATTGAAGCGAAATCACGAAGCAGTGCCGCTGGCTTTGCCAATAAATCAGCTGAACCAAAAAACACCAACTTTTGTAAAGAACGAAGTTGGTCAAGTGATGGGCAAGCTTATTCcgcttggaaaattttctaacatTAGTCCAAATACATTGAGTCCTGCCAATCCTACTCCTGCTTCTGCTTCTACTTCACCGATTGTTTCAGATATtggtgttaaaaatttaagaaatgaaatgtcCAAGCAAAATACGAAGTCAAAGGGGTACAAATTGGTTAAACTAGATGAAAAGGTAATTGGAGCAAACGCTGCTGCAGCTGAGAAATTTgaggaaattttgaaatcaaaacaaaaaacaaatactaGCTCTACATGTCAGGTGGCTACTAAACATACTGCGACAGCTTCGCCAACGGTAGTTACACGAGTGAAAAATGCTGAAGATCAATTGATAACCATAACAGATGATAAGCCAAAGAAACAAGTCCACTTGGTCCTGaaaagatatgaaaatattgccAGTATTGGTCAAACTGGAACCAATATTAAACTAATTCCATTAGAACAATGGGGAATGGATACaaagctgaattttttgaaaactcagTCAAGAAGCTCATTTATTTCGCAGCCAAAAATAGTGGATGTGAGAAGTTGTGCTATAGATGAAATAGACGGACTAGGTGACTCACATTTTGATGACAGTAAGTTGAATCATCACTATGACAAAGGGGACTTTGATAGCGATGACGTATTGGAAAAAGATCCGTTGGACATTGAAGGTTTGAGCAAAGAGACCAgttcatttcattatttgtTGGATAAAAATGCGGAAGAAGATGATAATGACTCGCCGAATGCACtggaaacgaaaaaacttaACACAATAGATGTAATTGATTTCGAATGTAACACCTCGGCAATGGGGGGTTTGAGTGATGTCCAAATTGCTactttggtgaaaaataaaaatacgagcAGCTTCAAATTAGATAATCAACTAAATCCCGAAAGTAATTATTGTCCAAAGAAAAGCAGTGATCTTTTGGAAGATTCAACCAATTGTTCAGCATCGAGTAAAATAGCTGTGAAGGGCACGAAGGAACATAATCCTGTTATTGATGGTTTGACTGAAAAGAGTAGTAAAGACGACATACGATTTCAACAAAAGTATGCCGATTATGAAAATCTGTGTAAACAATTTCGAATTAATCAACATAACGTTACGTCCAGAGAAACAGAAATGTTGTCCTATATCCACAACCTAAAGAAAAAGCTTTTTCGATTTCAGAAGAATAGATATCAAACATTGGCCGCTATCGAGCAAAGAGAATATCTTGGTATCAGTAATCTATCGACTATTCAAAAGCGATTTATAGAAACACAATTGAGGAATTCTAACAAGACGTCTAAAAAACCAAGGTTTACTAAAACAGATATAGTTATGGCTAGGGATATACTTAAGGCAACTGGTCCGAGGGGTTAcaataatttgagaaaacttttctcccTTCCTGGCATAAGCATTATTGTTAAAGGAATTTCTAAAACTTAA
- the LOC124184734 gene encoding protein polybromo-1: protein MNKRRRTSSVASRGTEDDPDDVQPEPTKRRRKLDPSDLCQQLYDVLRNQKREDGTLLCDAFIRVPKRRQEPGYYEVVTNPIDLLKVQQKLKTDEYRDMDDLAADIQLMVNNAKAFYMRTSPEYKDATELWELCLNTKNRIMEEYEDSEPKGKIILKVGRLARKVTTRQDDAEDTSESSTNPDEESMQPYEDLFAAVMAATNPQDNNRPLHIPFQLKPSKKLYPEYYEIIENPVDLKTIARRIQEGAYAGLIEMERDLMLMCRNACQFNEPGSQIYKDAKMLKKIIVSAAKKQESSATGMVPKLTSTATSTRSKRGRSAGQSLVAVTAALADEDEDESDDEEEEANDGEESDNPQWQLFQTIKTAPNSQGVRMSEYYWKLPSKRLYPDYYKAIKNPISLYQIRTKIKKGEYGTVSEVAGDMNIMFENAKKYNVHTSRLYKCAAKLQKIMQEKVQELLEFDQDSESDSDSENNLQQPKLIKRASNVLTRGKYKDNVPLKKRLHVLVKCVMEYVCEDGRQPMLMFMEKPSKKLYPDYYQIIQEPIDMLGIEANIKAEKYQNENELIADFKLMFNNCRQYNEEGSLIYEDANVLEKVLMDKVKELGPLPELVKPVKSAASTPTRNVGRPKKVVPLHVQKLRTMYDTIKDYHDAKGRQLSQIFMKLPNKNEYPDYYEVIKQPMNMEKIASSLKNNGYDNLDDLVSDFILMFDNACKYNEPDSQIYKDALILQRLVLQTKVQLSEDDESVPDVAAAVQEILATIFTALYNHQDEEGRCYSDSMAELPEHDMVDGKKVRGLSLDLIKRRLDRGVYKRLDRFQEDVFSCLERARRLSRSDSQPFEDSVELQAFFLRTRDDVTRSGDLLHSPALNYTLLDLSAQVADLKRTKLQQELALPQEEESCDAVDVKDVGNASSVGGNSIGDGGATMSFNQEVYRAGDFAYVEPTERGMELSVIRIERLWTNAEGQQMLYGNIFYRPSETYHVASRKFIEKELFKSDSHLAVPLSKVAGRCCVLSVKDYFRMRPEGFPEKDVYVCESRYSTKARAFKKIKVWNFDPDHLKLVPRERPLEPKRVVSVYKERLEKHKEEIAELEEGEKLIEKEKPNVITFNPDDTENTYYEQYNTCVGPIKTGDFVYVATDGGRQQISQVDALWSTKDGKCFFKGPWLLMPSEIPHAPTKLFYKQELFLSTVDGTHPIVAIVGKCAVLDYGEYVCSRPTEIPEDDVFICESTYDEVKNLMRKLGPEGLKKFNHSSVVTDDEIYFFRRPINPPKVPSEVAQAQIQVKAVIPATAHFEMEASPLLPKLESDVLNMGVGLGVGIGVGVGVGEDSMDAGGPPSVGSAEAQPILTNVQTPVSAKKKATGKKLVTGYILYSSKMRTQITQNNPESSFGEISRIVGNEWRKLPAGEKQAWEERAIKMNEDGGQTGSKPVTIVGVGQQPDQVFECCWDGCDWQFEDMTDCIDHCIAEQNGHVQASFANASADVEFQCQWRGCGRTKKSVPPFPSVQRLARHVKEVHILKSNGRVVPPAERSKNYMASKGPTILPPMETETLAAATQTSVIPTVKQPEPVFITVPPRPSRVLHSDAYLRYIEGLNTENRYISNWDKQMNANAENTQIPDVAKLPAEWLGNGVGNHGNVVNALWTLRDMMMRDVLAINKSL from the exons ATGAATAAACGCCGTCGAACTTCGTCCGTTGCGAGTCGTGGTACTGAGGATGATCCCGACGACGTACAACCGGAACCAACGAAACGACGACGAAAATTAGATCCG AGTGATCTTTGCCAGCAGCTATATGATGTTCTTCGTAATCAAAAAAGAGAAGATGGAACACTGTTGTGTGATGCTTTTATTCGCGTACCAAAACGCAGACAGGAACCTGGTTATTACGAAGTTGTTACAAATCCCATTGATTTGTTGAAAGTTCAGCAAAAGCTCAAAACCGATGAATATCGAGATATGGATGATTTGGCAGCTGACATTCAACTTATGGTTAATAACGCTAAAGCTTTTTACATG CGGACTTCTCCAGAGTACAAAGATGCAACGGAATTGTGGGAATTATGTCTGAATACTAAAAATCGGATAATGGAAGAATATGAGGATTCTGAACCAAAGgggaaaataattcttaaGGTTGGCAGACTG GCACGGAAAGTAACAACTCGTCAGGATGACGCTGAGGACACTTCTGAAAGCTCTACCAACCCTGATGAAGAGTCTATGCAACCATACGAGGATTTGTTCGCTGCGGTCATGGCTGCAACAAATCCACAAGACAATAACAGACCACTACATATTCCATTTCAATTGAAACCTTCCAAGAAA CTGTACCCTGAGTATTATGAGATAATTGAGAATCCAGTGGATTTGAAGACAATTGCACGCCGGATTCAAGAAGGAGCATATGCTGGACTGATTGAAATGGAAAGAGATCTCATGCTCATGTGTCGCAATGCTTGTCAGTTTAACGAACCAGGTTCTCAAATATACAAGGATGctaaaatgttgaaaaagaTAATCGTTTCTGCAGCTAAAAAACAGGAATCTAGCGCTACTGGTATGGTACCAAAGCTCACTTCTACTGCAACTTCTACTAGAAGTAAAAGAGGAAGAAGTGCTGGCCAGTCCCTTGTAGCAGTGACTGCTGCACTTGcagatgaagatgaagatgaaagtgacgacgaagaggaggaagCTAATGACGGAGAAGAGTCTGACAATCCACAGTGGCAGTTATTTCAGACCATAAAAACTGCCCCAAACAGTCAAG GCGTCCGGATGAGTGAATACTATTGGAAATTACCATCTAAACGATTATATCCTGATTATTACAAAGCAATAAAAAATCCAATATCACTATATCAAATACGGACTAAAATAAAG AAGGGGGAATATGGCACTGTCAGTGAGGTTGCAGGTGATATGAATATCATGTTTGAAAATGCTAAAAAGTATAACGTCCATACGTCTCGTTTGTACAAG TGTGCCGCCAAGTTACAGAAAATTATGCAAGAGAAGGTACAGGAACTTCTTGAATTTGATCAG GATTCAGAATCAGACAGTGATTCAGAGAATAACTTGCAGCAACCCAAACTGATTAAGCGTGCATCAAATGTTTTGACTCGGGGAAAATATAAGGACAATGTGCCATTAAAAAAGAGACTGCATGTTCTTGTAAAGTGTGTGATGGAATACGTT tGTGAAGATGGTAGGCAGCCTATGCTTATGTTTATGGAAAAaccatcaaaaaaattatatccagattattatcaaattattcaggAGCCCATTGATATGTTGGGTATTGAAGCAAATATCAAGGCTGAAAAGTATCAGAATGAAAACGAATTAATTGCGGATTTCAAG TTGATGTTTAATAATTGCCGCCAATATAATGAAGAAGGGTCTCTTATATATGAAGATGCAAATGTATTGGAAAAGGTTTTGATGGATAAAGTAAAAGAGCTGGGACCCTTACCAGAATTGGTTAAACCAGTGAAATCTGCAGCATCTACACCGACAAGGAATGTAGG AAGGCCAAAGAAAGTTGTACCGTTGCATGTGCAAAAATTACGAACAATGTACGATACAATAAAAGACTATCACGATGCTAAGGGCAGACAGTTGTCCCAAATATTCATGAAACttccaaataaaaatgagtatCCTGATTACTATGAAGTTATCAAACAACCAATGAACATGGAAAAGATTGCCTcatctttaaaaaataatggatATGATAATCTGGATGACTTAGTATCAGATTTCATTCTCATGTTTGACAATGCTTGCAAGTATAATGAACCGGACTCTCAGATTTACAAG GATGCACTGATTCTACAGCGATTAGTGCTCCAAACTAAAGTACAGCTGAGTGAAGATGATGAAAGTGTTCCTGATGTAGCAGCTGCTGTCCAAGAAATATTAGCCACTATATTCACAGCATTATATAACCACCAGGATGAAGAAGGCCGATGCTATTCGGATTCAATGGCTGAACTCCCTGAGCATGATATGGTTGATGGAAAGAA GGTGAGAGGACTGTCTTTGGATTTGATAAAGCGTCGGTTGGATAGAGGAGTTTACAAACGATTGGATAGATTTCAAGAAGATGTCTTTTCGTGTTTGGAGAGAGCGCGGAGACTATCCCGTAGCGATTCTCAGCCTTTCGAGGATAGTGTAGAGCTCCAAGCATTTTTCCTGCGAACACGGGATGACGTTACTCGCAGCGGAGATCTCTTGCACTCACCAGCTCTTAACTATACGCTTTTAGATCTCTCTGCTCAAGTTGCTGACTTGAAACGTACCAAACTCCAACAGGAGTTAGCGCTACCGCAAGAAGAAGAGAGCTGCGATGCTGTTGATGTCAAG GATGTCGGTAATGCTAGCAGTGTTGGTGGTAATAGCATTGGCGATGGAGGTGCAACTATGAGTTTCAACCAGGAAGTTTACAGAGCTGGTGATTTTGCGTATGTAGAGCCCACAGAGCGAGGCATGGAATTGAGTGTTATACGGATAGAACGTCTATGGACTAATGCAGAGGGTCAACAAATGTTGTatggaaatatattttatcgacCAAGTGAAACGTACCATGTTGCCTCAAGGAAATTCATAGAGAAAGAGTTATTCAAAAGTGATTCCCACCTTGCAGTACCATTATCCAAAGTTGCAGGACGATGCTGTGTCTTGAGTGTAAAAGATTATTTTAGAATGCGGCCTGAAGGTTTCCCTGAAAAAGATGTGTACGTATGCGAATCACGGTATTCCACAAAGGCGcgagcatttaaaaaaatcaaggtGTGGAACTTTGATCCGGATCATCTGAAATTAGTTCCTAGGGAAAGACCTTTAGAGCCTAAACGTGTCGTTTCTGTGTACAAAGAACGTCTTGAAAAACATAAAGAAGAAATAGCAGAACTCGAAGAAGGCGAGAAgctaattgaaaaagaaaaaccg AATGTGATAACGTTCAATCCAGACGACACAGAAAATACATATTATGAACAGTATAATACTTGCGTGGGACCTATCAAAACGGGTGACTTTGTTTATGTGGCAACGGATGGAGGTAGACAGCAAATCTCACAAGTCGATGCTCTATGGTCGACAAAAGA tgGAAAGTGTTTTTTCAAAGGTCCATGGCTTTTAATGCCGTCAGAAATTCCGCATGCTCctacaaaattattttacaaacaagAATTGTTCCTATCTACCGTGGATGGAACACATCCGATAGTTGCGATCGTTGGCAAATGTGCTGTACTTGATTACGGGGAATATGTATGTA GTAGACCAACAGAAATTCCAGAAGATGACGTTTTTATATGTGAATCTACATAtgatgaagtgaaaaatttaatgagAAAGCTTGGCCCAGAAGgattgaagaaattcaatcatAGTTCAGTAGTGACGGACGACGAAATCTATTTCTTTCGGAGGCCAATTAATCCACCTAAA GTGCCAAGTGAGGTGGCTCAGGCTCAAATCCAAGTCAAGGCAGTTATACCTGCCACAGCTCATTTTGAAATG GAAGCATCACCATTACTGCCGAAACTGGAGTCCGATGTATTAAACATGGGAGTCGGATTAGGAGTTGGAATAGGAGTTGGTGTAGGAGTTGGGGAGGACAGCATGGATGCCGGCGGACCGCCGTCCGTTGGCTCTGCTGAAGCTCAACCGATCCTTACAAACGTTCAGACACCTGTTTCTGCAAAAAAG AAAGCCACTGGTAAGAAATTAGTTACGGGCTATATTTTGTATTCGAGTAAAATGCGAACGCAGATTACACAAAACAATCCCGAATCGTCGTTTGGGGAGATTAGCAGAATTGTTGGCAACGAg TGGAGGAAGCTGCCTGCTGGAGAGAAGCAGGCATGGGAAGAACGAGCAATCAAAATGAACGAAGATGGAGGACAAACTGGTAGCAAACCAGTCACTATCGTAGGGGTCGGTCAACAGCCTGACCAGGTTTTTGAATGTTGCTGGGATGGATGTGACTGGCAATTTGAAGACATGACTGACTGCATTGATCACTGTATCGCTGAACAAAATGGTCATGTGCAGGCATCTTTTGCAAATGCTAGTGCTG ATGTTGAGTTTCAATGCCAGTGGCGTGGATGTGGCAGGACAAAAAAATCTGTGCCTCCATTCCCAAGTGTACAGCGACTTGCAAGGCACGTCAAAGAAGTTCACATTCTTAAAAGCAATGGACGAGTTGTTCCTCCGGCAGAAAGGAGCAA AAACTATATGGCTTCCAAGGGTCCAACAATACTTCCGCCAATGGAAACTG AAACCTTAGCAGCTGCAACACAAACAAGTGTTATCCCTACTGTTAAACAGCCAGAACCAGTATTTATTACGGTACCACCCCGACCAAGCCGCGTGTTGCATTCTGACGCTTATTTGag ATATATCGAAGGTCTGAACACTGAAAATCGTTATATATCAAATTGGGATAAGCAAATGAACGCCAATGCCGAAAACACACAAATTCCAGATGTTGCCAAGTTGCCCGCAGAGTGGCTAGGTAACGGTGTAGGTAATCACGGGAATGTTGTCAATGCCTTATGGACACTCAGAGATATGATGATGCGCGACGTACTGGCCATTAACAAATCGTTATAG
- the LOC124184748 gene encoding succinate dehydrogenase assembly factor 4, mitochondrial-like isoform X1, whose protein sequence is MSQFKRLATRVNNFYNVGSTTRLSSTGKTGSDEESLRMQEFKKKLRERTPIGKLEDLEAGKHPYQEKEPLEPHPNNTNPTTGEVGGPRGPEPTRYGDWERKGRVSDF, encoded by the exons ATGAGCCAATTCAAAAGATTAGCTACCCGAGTGAACAACTTTTATAATG TGGGATCGACCACCAGATTGTCATCGACTGGGAAAACAGGCTCAGATGAGGAAAGCCTTAGGATGCAAGAGTTTAAGAAAAAACTCAGAGAACGCACTCCCATAG GTAAACTGGAGGATCTAGAGGCAGGTAAACATCCATACCAAGAAAAGGAACCCTTAGAACCCCATCCTAATAATACAAACCCAACAACTGGAGAAGTCGGTGGACCTCGCGGTCCTGAACCTACTCGTTATGGAGATTGGGAACGAAAAGGACGAGTATCAGACTTTTag
- the LOC124184748 gene encoding succinate dehydrogenase assembly factor 4, mitochondrial-like isoform X2: MAMGSTTRLSSTGKTGSDEESLRMQEFKKKLRERTPIGKLEDLEAGKHPYQEKEPLEPHPNNTNPTTGEVGGPRGPEPTRYGDWERKGRVSDF, from the exons ATGGCAA TGGGATCGACCACCAGATTGTCATCGACTGGGAAAACAGGCTCAGATGAGGAAAGCCTTAGGATGCAAGAGTTTAAGAAAAAACTCAGAGAACGCACTCCCATAG GTAAACTGGAGGATCTAGAGGCAGGTAAACATCCATACCAAGAAAAGGAACCCTTAGAACCCCATCCTAATAATACAAACCCAACAACTGGAGAAGTCGGTGGACCTCGCGGTCCTGAACCTACTCGTTATGGAGATTGGGAACGAAAAGGACGAGTATCAGACTTTTag
- the LOC124185555 gene encoding glycerate kinase-like → MSAVMNMVPGIEKVLGNRLKKGIISVPKGSKETIWKVQDFTNFPNIGGPVEYREGAKDNQPDAESLSTTDDIMDLVEGLKENDTLIVLISGGGSALLCMPRPQLELKEKQEFCKKLQQAGADRKSVV, encoded by the exons ATGAGT GCTGTAATGAACATGGTGCCAGGAATTGAGAAGGTCCTTGGAAATCGTTTGAAGAAGGGAATAATCAGTGTGCCAAAAGGGTCGAAAGAAACAATCTGGAAAGTACAAGATTTTACAAACTTTCCAAATATTGGTGGACCTGTGGAATATCGAGAAGGAGCAAAAGACAACCAGCCTGATGCGGAAAGTCTATCGACTACAGACGACATCATGGACTTGGTTGAGGGACTCAAAGAAAACGATACTTTAATAGTATTAATATCAGGTGGAGGATCAGCTCTCCTTTGCATGCCTAGACCACAGCTTGAATTGAAGGAGAAGcaagaattttgtaaaaaactaCAACAAGCTGGTGCAGAT CGGAAGAG CGTGGTGTAG
- the LOC124184738 gene encoding small G protein signaling modulator 3 homolog, producing the protein MEIAKSLFNVRDHEGYVGKEDYNKKLEAGISDDEYELENGDFNEAAALSPAPGGSFSALTTSMWPQDILAKLNQPEDPNLQPEYRFDEFGFRVEEEDGPEQNSKKLLGVPFVEDPQHRLQWVAHLEFTHNKEISEVSWQDVDQRLPRTDKLREMVCRGIPHSLRPQMWMRMSGALQKKTASEISYQDIVKASSNDALMTSKQIEKDLLRTMPANACFSHLNSTGIPRLRRVMRGLAWLYPDIGYCQGTGMMAASLLLLLEEEDAFWMMATIVEDLLPSSYYSSTLLGIQADQRVLRTLIASFLPDLDVVLAQHDIELSLISLHWFLTLFASVVHMKILLRIWDLFFFDGSIVLFQITLGMLKIKETDLKQLENSAQIFNALSDIPGDIDDVDQLLEVSLDVGGSLTDVLVETHRRRHLAYLMADQGGLVGNPDAAPNLPKQHLNRRHMKRNKGMLHTFLFGDDNGEDDSKCKNIRQTEILVDLREAVLQVARHFINVDPKLSNITLVADYNMESHAEDHDNYVNVSRTRKRRAKALLDFERHDDDELGFRKNDIITIISQKDEHCWVGELNGLRGWFPAKFVELLDERSKQYTCAGDDAVSEAVTDLVRGSLCPAVKAVLEHGMRRPSFLGGPCHPWLFIEEASNREVEKDFNSVYSRLVLCKTYRLDEDGKVLTPEELLYRCVQSVNLTHDNAHAQMDVKLRSLICLGLNEQVLHLWLEVLCSCVEVVQKWYQPWSFINSPGWVQIKCELRILSQFAFNLNPDWELPPKKEQSQPLKDGVRDMLVKHHLFSWDL; encoded by the exons ATGGAAATCGCGAAATCACTTTTTAATGTGCGCGATCACGAAGGTTATGTTGGCAAAGAAGATTACAAT aaaaaattagaagctGGAATATCCGATGATGAATATGAATTGGAGAATGGTGACTTTAATGAGGCTGCGGCATTGTCACCTGCACCGGGAGGTTCATTTTCTGCCCTGACAACGTCCATGTGGCCTCAGGACATTCTGGCAAAATTAAATCAACCAGAAGATCCCAATTTGCAACCAGAATATAG ATTCGATGAGTTTGGATTTAGGGTTGAGGAAGAAGATGGGCCagaacaaaattcaaaaaaacttttgggCGTGCCATTTGTGGAGGACCCTCAGCATCG ATTACAGTGGGTGGCACATTTAGAATTTACTCATAACAAGGAAATATCTGAAGTATCTTGGCAAGATGTTGACCAACGATTACCACGCACGGATAAATTGCGGGAAATGGTATGTCGTGGTATTCCGCACTCACTGCGACCTCAAATGTGGATGCGTATGTCCg gagCACTTCAGAAGAAAACCGCATCAGAAATCAGTTATCAAGATATAGTGAAAGCTTCGAGTAATGACGCGTTGATGACTAGCAAGCAAATAGAAAAAGATTTGCTGAGGACTATGCCAGCAAATGCTTGCTTCAGCCACCTCAACAGTACCGGCATACCACGTTTACGGCGAGTAATGCGTGGCCTGGCCTGGTTGTATCCTGATATAGG GTATTGTCAAGGTACAGGAATGATGGCTGCTTCTTTACTACTGTTACTCGAAGAAGAGGATGCTTTTTGGATGATGGCGACAATAGTTGAAGATCTGTTACCGTCTTCTTACTACTCTTCTACGCTATTGg gAATACAAGCCGATCAACGAGTACTCAGGACATTGATAGCAAGTTTCCTACCTGATTTGGATGTTGTTCTTGCTCAACACGATATAGAACTGAGTCTGATTTCCTTACATTGGTTTTTAACTTTGTTTGCCTCTGTTGTGCATATGAAAATCCTTCTACGTATCTGGgacctcttcttcttcgatgGATCAATAGTCTTATTTCAAATCACATTGggaatgttgaaaattaaag aaacggATCTTAAGCAATTAGAAAATTCTGCACAGATATTCAACGCTTTATCGGATATACCAGGGGATATTGATGATGTAGATCAGTTGCTGGAG GTTTCCTTGGACGTCGGAGGTTCTTTAACAGATGTTCTAGTCGAAACTCACAGACGTCGACATTTAGCATACTTAATGGCTGATCAAGGAGGTCTAGTTGGAAACCCTGATGCTGCTCCAAATCTCCCCAAACAACATCTTAATAG ACGGCACATGAAAAGAAACAAGGGTATGCTGCACACGTTTTTATTTGGCGACGATAATGGCGAAGATGACtctaaatgtaaaaatatccgTCAAACAG AGATCCTAGTTGACCTACGAGAAGCTGTTCTACAAGTTGCTAGACACTTCATCAACGTTGACCCTAAGCTAAGCAACATCACGCTTGTCGCAGATTACAACATGGAAAGCCATGCTGAGGATCACGATAATTACGTCAATGTATCTCGTACGCGTAAAAGACGAGCCAAAGCATTACTag ATTTCGAAAGACATGACGATGATGAATTGGGCTTTCGAAAGAATGATATTATCACAATTATCAGTCAGAAGGATGAGCACTGCTGGGTTGGAGAACTAAATGGTTTACGAG GTTGGTTCCCAGCTAAATTTGTTGAATTGCTCGATGAGAGAAGTAAACAATACACTTGTGCTGGCGATGACGCCGTTAGCGAAGCAGTAACCGATTTAGTAAGAGGTAGTCTCTGCCCAGCAGTAAAAGCTGTACTGGAACATGGGATGCGAAGACCCTCTTTCTTAGGTGGGCCTTGTCACCCGTGGTTGTTCATTGAGGAAGCATCAAACCGagaagtagaaaaagattTCAATTCCGTCTACAGTAGGTTGGTTCTTTGTAAGACTTACAGGCTGGATGAGGATGGGAAAGTTCTTACACCTGAAGAG ttaCTTTATCGATGTGTACAGTCAGTTAACTTAACACACGACAATGCCCATGCTCAAATGGATGTCAAACTTCGTTCTTTAATTTGTCTTGGACTGAATGAACAAGTGTTACATCTATGGCTTGAAGTACTGTGCTCATGCGTTGAAGTCGTCCAAAAATG GTATCAGCCATGGAGCTTTATTAATAGCCCAGGATGGGTGCAAATAAAATGCGAGTTAAGAATACTAAGTCAATTTGCATTCAACTTGAACCCTGATTGGGAACTTCCTCCAAAAAAAGAACAATCTCAGCCTCTGAAGGATGGCGTCAGAGACATGCTCGTCAAACATCACCTTTTCAGTTGGGACTTGTAG